The following proteins are encoded in a genomic region of Salminus brasiliensis chromosome 17, fSalBra1.hap2, whole genome shotgun sequence:
- the atp5f1d gene encoding ATP synthase subunit delta, mitochondrial, with amino-acid sequence MMAARFLLRRAAPALRHVRSYAEAASAAPQMSFTFASPSEVFFKEASVKQVDVPTLTGAFGILPAHVPTLQVLRPGVVTVFSEDGSSTKYFVSSGSVTVNADSSVQLLAEEAVPLENLDLAAAKANLEKAQSELLSASDEASRAEVQVSIEANEAIIKALSPA; translated from the exons ATGATGGCAGCCCGGTTCCTCCTGCGCCGCGCGGCTCCGGCGCTCCGGCACGTTCGGTCCTACGCCGAGGCGGCCTCCGCTGCTCCCCAGATGTCCTTCACTTTCGCCTCGCCGAGCGAG GTGTTCTTCAAAGAAGCCAGCGTTAAACAGGTAGATGTCCCCACGCTGACCGGTGCTTTTGGCATCCTTCCAGCCCATGTCCCCACACTGCAAGTGCTGAGGCCTGGTGTGGTCACCGTCTTCAGTGAGGATGGGTCTTCAACAAAGTATTTTG TGAGCAGCGGTTCAGTCACGGTCAACGCAGACTCCTCAGTGCAGCTGCTTGCTGAAGAGGCCGTTCCTTTGGAAAACCTGGACCTTGCT GCGGCTAAAGCTAACCTGGAGAAGGCCCAGTCAGAGCTGCTCAGTGCTTCAGATGAGGCGTCCCGGGCAGAGGTCCAGGTCAGCATAGAAGCCAATGAGGCCATCATCAAGGCTCTGTCCCCTGCTTAG